A section of the Rhizobium sp. Pop5 genome encodes:
- a CDS encoding NAD(P)-dependent oxidoreductase: MTASGKGQGGRRIAFLGTGLMGAPMARRLIGAGFTVTVWNRDPGKAAALAADGAVCAETPAEAVSGADVVITMLTNAEAVGDVLFDRRAADAIAPGAAVIDMSSIAPHFARDHALRLAERGIHHVDAPVSGGVVGAEAGTLAIMAGGDKDLIDGLQDIFGPMGRVTRVGPSGAGQLAKLANQQIVAVTIGAVAEAMVLIEAGGGSPAAFRDAIRGGFAESRILDLHGKRMVERQFAPGGTSTNQLKDLNAAMETAKSLSLTLPLTAAVHAEFSEFVANGNGEKDHSALLLHLEEKNGRPGGKQ; the protein is encoded by the coding sequence ATGACAGCTTCGGGTAAAGGTCAGGGCGGGAGGCGGATCGCCTTTCTCGGCACTGGCCTGATGGGGGCGCCAATGGCTCGCCGGTTGATCGGCGCGGGTTTTACCGTCACCGTCTGGAACCGCGATCCCGGCAAGGCCGCGGCACTTGCGGCAGATGGTGCAGTCTGCGCGGAAACGCCCGCGGAGGCCGTCTCGGGCGCCGACGTCGTCATTACCATGCTGACCAATGCCGAGGCGGTGGGGGACGTTCTCTTCGACCGCAGAGCGGCCGATGCGATCGCGCCTGGCGCCGCCGTCATCGACATGAGTTCGATCGCCCCGCATTTTGCCCGCGACCATGCGCTAAGGCTCGCCGAACGCGGCATCCATCACGTCGATGCGCCGGTTTCCGGCGGCGTTGTCGGAGCGGAGGCCGGGACGCTCGCGATCATGGCGGGCGGCGACAAGGACTTGATCGATGGACTTCAAGATATTTTTGGGCCGATGGGGCGCGTGACCCGCGTCGGCCCGAGCGGGGCGGGGCAGCTCGCCAAGCTCGCCAACCAGCAGATCGTTGCCGTGACGATCGGTGCGGTCGCCGAGGCGATGGTGCTGATCGAAGCGGGCGGCGGCTCGCCGGCGGCCTTCCGGGATGCCATTCGCGGTGGTTTTGCCGAGAGCCGCATCCTCGATCTCCACGGCAAGCGCATGGTCGAGCGACAGTTTGCGCCCGGAGGCACGTCCACCAATCAGCTCAAGGATCTGAATGCCGCCATGGAGACGGCGAAGTCCCTGTCGCTGACGCTGCCATTGACGGCGGCGGTCCACGCCGAGTTCAGCGAATTCGTCGCCAACGGCAATGGCGAGAAGGATCACAGCGCGCTTCTTCTCCATCTCGAAGAGAAGAATGGGCGGCCGGGAGGAAAGCAGTGA